In one window of Desulfobaccales bacterium DNA:
- the tnpB gene encoding IS66 family insertion sequence element accessory protein TnpB (TnpB, as the term is used for proteins encoded by IS66 family insertion elements, is considered an accessory protein, since TnpC, encoded by a neighboring gene, is a DDE family transposase.), with amino-acid sequence MIQITPQMRILLSIKAVDFRKGIDGLAGVCRHVLGTDPFSGCVFVFRNHRATAIKALMYDGQGFWLCQKRLSKGTFQWWPDQGSDRVSVLAVHELQLLLWNGNPSHVRVAPAWRKIDAGG; translated from the coding sequence ATGATCCAGATCACGCCGCAGATGCGGATTCTGCTGTCCATCAAGGCGGTGGATTTCCGCAAAGGGATTGACGGATTGGCGGGGGTTTGCCGGCATGTTCTGGGAACGGACCCTTTTTCGGGCTGCGTTTTTGTATTTCGGAATCATAGAGCGACAGCGATAAAGGCGCTGATGTATGACGGCCAGGGGTTCTGGCTTTGCCAGAAGCGTTTGTCCAAGGGGACGTTTCAATGGTGGCCGGATCAAGGCTCTGATCGTGTCAGCGTTTTGGCCGTCCACGAGCTGCAGCTTCTGTTGTGGAACGGCAATCCTTCTCATGTTCGCGTAGCTCCTGCCTGGAGGAAGATCGATGCTGGCGGCTGA